A single region of the Candidatus Kryptoniota bacterium genome encodes:
- the rsmG gene encoding 16S rRNA (guanine(527)-N(7))-methyltransferase RsmG, translating into MKDISWFVSICEQNGLSINRHQADQFEKYRDLLLSWNANLNLISRKDELNFYSNHILNSISFLFLTRLKSDARLVDLGTGGGLPGIPLKIIYPDMEILLIDSISKKTAAVSDIVGKMGLSSVKVVNARAEEVARAREFQGHFDYVVSRAAGKLDQVIKWSRGFLRELEMLETGFVPGGTALVLKGGDFKGELLHSRNLKYVESVEVVDIIFKGMDQITNVDKKLVLVNLKSNTTVSRRKY; encoded by the coding sequence ATGAAAGACATTTCCTGGTTCGTTTCTATCTGCGAACAAAACGGGTTGTCGATCAACAGGCACCAGGCCGACCAGTTTGAAAAATACAGAGATCTCCTTCTTTCATGGAATGCGAACCTGAACCTCATCTCCCGGAAGGACGAACTGAATTTCTATTCAAACCATATTCTGAATTCCATATCCTTCCTCTTTCTGACCAGATTGAAGAGCGATGCGCGTCTGGTTGATCTTGGGACCGGCGGAGGACTTCCAGGAATTCCACTGAAGATTATCTACCCGGATATGGAAATTCTGCTTATCGATTCCATTTCGAAAAAAACTGCCGCCGTCTCGGACATTGTCGGCAAAATGGGATTGTCATCAGTAAAAGTTGTTAACGCCAGAGCTGAAGAAGTGGCCAGAGCGCGTGAATTTCAGGGCCATTTTGATTATGTTGTAAGTAGAGCCGCAGGAAAGCTCGATCAAGTGATCAAATGGTCGCGCGGATTTCTCCGGGAGCTGGAAATGCTCGAAACAGGATTCGTCCCCGGTGGAACCGCGCTTGTTTTGAAGGGCGGCGACTTCAAAGGTGAACTCTTGCATTCAAGGAATCTGAAATACGTTGAGTCCGTCGAAGTTGTCGACATCATCTTTAAAGGTATGGATCAGATTACAAATGTCGACAAGAAGCTGGTGCTGGTCAACCTCAAGAGTAATACAACCGTGAGCAGGAGAAAGTATTGA
- the lysS gene encoding lysine--tRNA ligase has product MIEDEGQSLGRDSFEREQNELTKRRIEELEALKSENVNPYTYSFKTNNYSTDILNTFKDDVPFENVAVAGRIMSLRRMGKASFCHIQDSKGRIQIYLRRDDLGEVYDRFRLMDIGDFIGVRGFAFRTRTGEISVHARNLEILSKSIRPLPVVKEKVDEQGNKTVYDPFSDKELRYRQRYVDLAVNPEVKEVFVKRARVVSTIRKFLDERGYLEVETPVLQPIYGGAAARPFTTHHNALAMPLFLRISDELYLKRLIVGGFEGVYEIGKDFRNEGMDKSHNPEFTMLELYVSYKDYEWMMSLVEQLVYEVSMRVTGGAKVAVGQNEIDFTPAWKRLTMFDSIKEYAGEDVSGKSEAELGAIAKRLHVPVEASLGSGRIIDAIFSELVEPKLIQPTFITDYPVEMSPLAKRHRSKSGLVERFELICNGHELANAFSELNDPLDQRARFDDQARLKAKGDEEAMVVDDDYVRALEYGMPPTAGLGIGIDRLTMILTNKDSIRDVIFFPQMKPEK; this is encoded by the coding sequence TTGATCGAAGACGAAGGTCAGTCCTTGGGTAGAGATTCGTTCGAACGTGAGCAGAACGAGCTTACAAAGAGGAGAATTGAAGAGCTCGAGGCGCTGAAAAGTGAAAACGTAAATCCATACACATACAGTTTCAAAACAAATAACTATTCCACGGATATCCTGAACACATTCAAGGACGATGTCCCTTTTGAGAACGTCGCGGTCGCGGGGCGCATTATGTCTTTGCGACGAATGGGGAAAGCGTCATTCTGTCATATTCAGGATTCGAAGGGACGAATACAGATTTATCTCAGGCGAGATGATCTCGGGGAAGTGTACGACCGTTTCAGGTTGATGGACATCGGCGACTTCATCGGTGTGAGAGGATTCGCGTTCAGGACGAGGACCGGAGAGATTTCCGTTCACGCCAGGAACCTTGAGATCCTGTCCAAGTCAATCCGTCCTCTGCCGGTGGTGAAGGAGAAAGTCGACGAGCAGGGGAACAAAACAGTTTATGATCCTTTTTCTGACAAGGAACTTCGATACAGGCAGCGGTATGTCGATTTGGCCGTCAATCCTGAAGTGAAGGAAGTATTTGTCAAGCGCGCGAGGGTAGTTAGCACGATCAGGAAATTTCTCGACGAACGCGGCTATCTCGAGGTGGAAACGCCGGTCCTTCAGCCGATCTACGGCGGAGCGGCGGCACGACCATTCACCACTCATCACAACGCGTTAGCTATGCCGCTCTTCCTCAGGATATCAGACGAACTCTATTTGAAGAGGCTGATCGTCGGGGGATTCGAAGGAGTTTATGAGATCGGAAAGGATTTCCGGAACGAAGGGATGGATAAGTCCCACAATCCGGAGTTCACTATGCTTGAGCTGTATGTCTCGTACAAGGATTACGAGTGGATGATGTCACTTGTGGAACAGCTCGTTTACGAGGTCAGCATGCGAGTCACGGGCGGAGCGAAAGTGGCTGTAGGTCAGAACGAGATAGATTTCACCCCGGCGTGGAAGCGGCTTACGATGTTCGATTCGATCAAGGAATATGCAGGCGAGGACGTGTCCGGAAAAAGCGAAGCCGAGCTCGGTGCCATTGCGAAGAGACTCCACGTGCCGGTCGAGGCATCACTGGGATCGGGCAGGATTATCGACGCGATATTCTCTGAGCTCGTCGAACCGAAACTGATTCAACCTACTTTTATTACTGATTACCCGGTTGAGATGTCGCCACTTGCTAAACGCCATCGATCGAAGTCCGGTTTGGTGGAGCGGTTTGAACTCATATGCAATGGGCACGAGCTCGCGAACGCGTTTAGCGAGCTGAACGATCCCCTTGACCAGCGGGCACGGTTCGATGACCAGGCGCGGTTGAAGGCCAAGGGCGACGAAGAAGCGATGGTCGTCGACGACGATTATGTCCGCGCCCTGGAGTACGGCATGCCGCCTACAGCCGGACTCGGAATCGGAATAGACAGACTCACTATGATCCTGACGAATAAAGACTCGATAAGAGATGTGATATTCTTTCCCCAAATGAAACCTGAAAAGTGA